A portion of the Nitrosopumilus sp. genome contains these proteins:
- a CDS encoding aquaporin gives MTYSNLQIFIVELIGTFILVVFATGSIVYDAESFDGSLGIPFAALAPFIALLIGVYSFGKISLAHFNPAVTVGYFITGHITKIQILYYFTAEIIGAILGSLFVMTVIGRKANLGVNAPNYDFSIFLIFPIEVFASAMLMGVIFYVVYTKGLKGFSGIAIGGIVGLDILFLAFISGASMNPARALAPALLSGTFENLWIYWSAPYIGTIIVAFLFRKKFQAQRALNYE, from the coding sequence TTGACCTATTCTAATTTACAAATTTTTATTGTTGAATTAATTGGAACATTCATTCTTGTAGTTTTTGCTACCGGTTCAATTGTATATGATGCTGAATCGTTTGATGGTAGTCTGGGAATTCCATTTGCAGCATTAGCTCCATTTATTGCATTATTGATTGGTGTGTATTCTTTTGGAAAGATATCTTTAGCACATTTCAATCCTGCAGTTACAGTTGGATATTTTATTACTGGACATATAACAAAAATTCAAATCTTATATTATTTTACAGCTGAAATCATCGGTGCGATATTGGGTTCTCTTTTTGTAATGACAGTTATAGGACGAAAAGCAAATCTTGGAGTAAATGCACCAAACTATGATTTCTCAATATTCTTGATCTTCCCAATTGAGGTATTTGCATCTGCAATGTTGATGGGGGTGATTTTTTATGTTGTGTATACAAAAGGCTTGAAAGGATTTAGTGGAATTGCAATTGGTGGAATAGTTGGATTAGATATATTATTTCTGGCTTTTATCTCTGGGGCCTCAATGAATCCTGCTAGGGCACTTGCACCTGCCTTATTGTCTGGGACTTTTGAGAATCTTTGGATCTATTGGAGTGCACCCTATATTGGAACTATAATTGTAGCATTTCTATTTCGTAAGAAGTTTCAAGCACAAAGGGCCTTAAATTACGAATAA
- a CDS encoding metalloregulator ArsR/SmtB family transcription factor, with the protein MNGVNLLKCICDETRFEILELLQENKELCVNDFVKKLEKGQPLISHHLKTLKKCGIVKSRDVGKKAIYMISSKQLSELISNITKTSKKIPVLCADGKYC; encoded by the coding sequence ATGAATGGAGTCAATCTTTTAAAATGTATTTGTGATGAAACAAGATTTGAGATTTTAGAGTTACTCCAAGAAAATAAAGAATTGTGTGTCAATGATTTTGTTAAAAAACTAGAGAAAGGTCAACCACTAATATCACATCATCTAAAGACATTAAAAAAATGTGGAATTGTAAAATCAAGAGATGTGGGAAAAAAGGCGATATATATGATTTCAAGTAAGCAATTGTCAGAACTAATCTCAAACATTACAAAAACAAGTAAAAAAATTCCTGTTTTATGCGCAGATGGTAAGTATTGTTAA